The following proteins are co-located in the Dromiciops gliroides isolate mDroGli1 chromosome 2, mDroGli1.pri, whole genome shotgun sequence genome:
- the LOC122743946 gene encoding protocadherin beta-2-like — protein sequence MEPEGAMIPQQRQVLFLLVLLGVSGATSELEQFSVVEEMERGSFVANVAKALGLEVGVFSNRGARVVFKGNKEYLQLHPKTGDLLLREKLDREELCGPAEPCVLPFQILLENPFQIVLAELRVQDINDHSPVFLETEMLLKIPESTSLGTVFLLENAQDLDVGSNSLQNYTISPNSFFHIQIRDSSEGRRYPELVLDETLDREEHSEVTLTLTAVDGGVPPRSGTAQVRVLVVDINDNAPVFTQLRYDVQIPENSSIGSKVVTVSATDLDAGNYGEISYTFLYPSENIRKTFYLKEELGELYLREKLDFESTQSYIINIQATDGGGLSAECTVIVQVIDLNDNPPELTISSLTSPIPENSPETVVAVFRVSDLDSGENGKMVCSIHDDLPFALKPSVENFYTLVTEEALDRESRAEYNITITVTDLGSPRLKSEHNITVLISDVNDNPPVFTQRTYKLYVQENNSPALHIGSVSASDRDSGINAKVTYSLLPPETGDLPLFSYISINSDNGHLYALRSLDYEAIQAFQFTVRATDGGSPALSSQALVEVLVQDENDNSPFVLYPLQNGTAPCNDLVPRAAEPGYLVTKVVAVDRDWGQNSWLSYQLVKATEPGLFSVWAHNGEVHTARPISERDAIKQRLLVLVKDNGQPPLSTAATLNVLLVDGFSEPYLQLPDATKEEVQTGSLTTYLIISLASVSILFLVFIIMFIVLCLWKRKKNAPDSSCFTSNGPFPGHLVDVNRTGTLSQSYQYEVCLASGSGTSEFKFLKPIIPTLPTSEGNEDSIEDSALRNSFWFN from the coding sequence ATGGAGCCGGAAGGAGCGATGATTCCGCAACAAAGGCAAGTTCtctttctccttgttctcctgGGTGTGTCTGGGGCGACCTCAGAGCTGGAGCAGTTTTCGGTTGTGGAGGAGATGGAAAGAGGCTCCTTTGTGGCCAATGTGGCaaaagccctgggcctggaggtGGGGGTGTTTTCCAATCGGGGAGCTAGAGTCGTTTTCAAAGGGAACAAAGAGTATTTGCAGCTTCACCCTAAAACCGGGGATCTGCTCCTGAGGGAGAAACTGGATCGAGAGGAATTGTGCGGCCCTGCCGAGCCTTGTGTGTTGCCTTTCCAGATCTTACTGGAAAACCCCTTTCAGATTGTCCTGGCTGAATTAAGGGTACAAGACATTAATGATCATTCACCAGTGTTCTTAGAAACTGAGATGCTCCTAAAAATCCCTGAGAGCACCTCTCTCGGGACTGTGTTCCTGCTAGAAAATGCGCAGGATTTGGACGTAGGAAGCAACAGTCTCCAGAACTACACAATCAGTCCCAATTCCTTTTTCCATATTCAAATTCGAGATAGCAGTGAGGGCAGGAGATACCCAGAGCTCGTACTGGATGAAACATTGGATCGGGAGGAGCATTCTGAGGTCACTTTAACTCTCACTGCAGTGGATGGGGGAGTCCCACCCAGGTCTGGAACTGCCCAAGTCCGAGTCCTTGTAGTCGATATCAATGACAATGCCCCGGTGTTTACTCAGCTCCGTTATGACGTTCAGATCCCTGAGAATAGTTCTATTGGATCCAAGGTTGTCACAGTCTCGGCCACAGATTTAGATGCAGGGAATTATGGAGAAATATCTTACACATTTTTATATCCCTCTGAAAACATTCGTAAAACTTTTTACCTTAAAGAGGAATTGGGAGAACTTTACTTAAGAGAAaaactggattttgagtcaacTCAATCTTACATTATAAATATTCAAGCCACAGATGGTGGAGGCCTTTCAGCAGAATGTACTGTTATTGTTCAGGTGATAGATCTGAATGACAATCCTCCAGAACTGACCATATCTTCACTTACCAGCCCCATACCAGAGAATTCTCCTGAGACAGTGGTCGCTGTTTTCAGAGTTTCAGATCTGGAttctggagaaaatggaaagatggtTTGCTCCATCCATGATGATCTTCCCTTTGCCCTGAAACCTTCTGTTGAGAACTTCTACACACTGGTAACAGAGGAAGCACTGGACAGAGAGAGCAGGGCAGAGTACAACATCACTATTACAGTCACAGATTTGGGATCCCCCAGGCTCAAATCTGAGCACAATATCACAGTGCTCATCTCTGATGTCAATGACAACCCCCCAGTGTTTACTCAGAGAACCTACAAACTGTATGTCCAGGAGAACAACAGCCCTGCCCTCCACATTGGCAGTGTCAGTGCCAGTGACAGGGACTCAGGAATCAATGCCAAAGTCACCTACTCCCTACTGCCTCCAGAGACTGGAGACCTGCCCCTCTTCTCCTACATCTCCATCAACTCAGACAATGGTCACCTCTATGCTCTGAGATCCCTGGATTATGAAGCCATCCAAGCTTTCCAGTTCACTGTGAGGGCAACTGATGGAGGCTCCCCAGCCCTGAGCAGCCAGGCTCTGGTTGAGGTTTTGGTACAAGATGAGAATGACAACTCTCCCTTTGTGCTGTACCCCCTGCAGAATGGTACAGCTCCCTGCAATGACCTGGTGCCCAGAGCTGCAGAGCCAGGTTACCTGGTGACCAAGGTGGTGGCTGTGGATAGGGACTGGGGACAGAATTCCTGGCTTTCCTACCAACTGGTCAAGGCCACAGAGCCAGGACTCTTCAGTGTGTGGGCCCACAATGGGGAAGTTCACACAGCAAGACCCATCAGTGAGAGAGATGCCATCAAGCAGAGGCTCCTGGTGCTGGTGAAGGACAATGGGCAGCCTCCTCTGTCCACAGCAGCCACGCTGAATGTGCTCCTGGTGGATGGCTTTTCTGAGCCCTACCTGCAGCTCCCAGATGCAACCAAGGAGGAGGTCCAGACTGGCTCCCTTACCACCTACCTCATCATTTCCTTGGCTTCTGTCTCCATTCTCTTCCTGGtctttataattatgttcattgtCCTTTGCctgtggaagaggaagaagaatgccCCTGATTCTAGTTGTTTCACTTCAAATGGCCCCTTTCCAGGTCACTTAGTGGATGTCAACAGGACAGGGACCCTCTCCCAGAGTTACCAATATGAGGTGTGTCTAGCTAGTGGCTCAGGAACCAGTGAATTTAAGTTCCTGAAGCCAATTATTCCCACCCTTCCTACTTCAGAGGGAAATGAGGACTCAATTGAAGACTCAGCCTTAAGGAATAGCTTTTGGTTCAATTAG